Proteins co-encoded in one Gopherus evgoodei ecotype Sinaloan lineage chromosome 4, rGopEvg1_v1.p, whole genome shotgun sequence genomic window:
- the SIX4 gene encoding homeobox protein SIX4, giving the protein MSSASPQDKLPSAVEIKQENVMEILSEAGTAPRERAALNPAPPPAAPFPMEQAGSAAGEEGAADQLLLHTELLARNHHAAAAAASSSPSSSQTPLAFSPDHVACVCEALQQGGNLDRLARFLWSLPQSDLLRGNESLLKARALVAFHQGIYPELYSILEGHSFDSSNHPLLQELWYKARYTEAERARGRPLGAVDKYRLRRKFPLPRTIWDGEETVYCFKEKSRNALKELYKQNRYPSPAEKRNLAKITGLSLTQVSNWFKNRRQRDRNPSETQSKSESDGNPSTEDESSKGQEDLSPHPLPNSSDGATSLSLPNHMEPVYMQQLGNTKISLSSSGILLNGNLVPASTSSVFLNGSSFLQGPNGVILNGLSMGTSQTVTLNPPKTTSSAVSNGVSISDILVSSSEDVKDFKILQAPVSNSAAAPTSYSPSNVPVSFPGLIPSSEVKRESIQTVASQDGGSVVTFTAPVQINQYGIVQIPNSGTNGQLLNGSIGFSPLQLPPVSVAASQGNISINPSTSDGGTFTSDSSTVQQGKVFFSPLTPSAVVYTVPNSGQAIGSVKQEGLERSLVFSQLMPVSQNSQLNVNVSSENVASGGLQSMASSLVNVTPSHNFSLAPPSLLNAAELNSGISESQSMSAAVTNTSTVISISNTNYATLQNCSLITSQDLMSISTAQPALREIVSTTGDHVSHPSAQVHPDFVREHRLVLQSAPEVKENFLSNSESKSTSNLMMLDTKSKYVMSNMVDTVCEELETDKKELAKLQTVQMDEDMQDF; this is encoded by the exons aTGTCTTCTGCCTCCCCCCAAGACAAGCTCCCGAGCGCGGTGGAGATCAAGCAAGAGAATGTGATGGAAATCCTCTCCGAAGCAGGCACGGCGCCCCGGGAAAGGGCAGCCCTCAACCCTGCCCCGCCGCCCGCTGCCCCTTTCCCCATGGAGCAGGCAGGCTCCgcggctggggaggagggagctgcgGATCAGCTCCTGCTCCACACTGAACTTCTGGCCAGGAAtcaccatgctgctgctgccgccgcctcctcctctccctcctcctcccagaccCCCCTGGCTTTCTCCCCGGATCATGTAGCCTGTGTCTGCGAGGCGCTGCAGCAAGGTGGGAACCTGGACCGCCTGGCCAGGTTCCTGTGGTCTTTGCCCCAGAGCGATCTGCTACGTGGCAACGAGAGCCTGCTGAAAGCCCGGGCGCTGGTGGCTTTCCACCAGGGCATCTACCCGGAGCTCTACAGCATCCTGGAGGGCCACAGCTTCGACTCCTCCAACCACCCGCTGCTGCAGGAGCTGTGGTACAAGGCGCGCTACACCGAGGCGGAGCGAGCCCGGGGCCGGcccctgggggcagtggacaaGTACCGGCTGCGGAGGAAGTTCCCCCTGCCCAGGACCATCTGGGACGGCGAGGAGACGGTGTATTGCTTCAAGGAGAAGTCCCGCAACGCGCTGAAGGAGCTCTACAAGCAGAACCGGTACCCGTCGCCGGCCGAGAAGCGGAACCTGGCCAAGATCACCGGCCTCTCCCTCACCCAGGTCAGCAACTGGTTCAAGAACCGGCGGCAGCGGGACCGCAACCCCTCCGAGACCCAGTCCAAAAG CGAGTCAGATGGCAACCCTAGCACAGAAGATGAATCCAGTAAGGGGCAGGAGGATTTATCTCCACATCCACTCCCCAACTCGTCTGATGGAGCTACCAGCCTAAGCCTTCCCAATCACATGGAACCAGTGTACATGCAGCAGCTTGGAAACACTAAAATATCTCTAAGTTCTTCTGGCATTTTGCTGAATGGAAACCTAGTGCCTGCCAGTACTTCTTCTGTCTTTCTTAATGGGAGCTCTTTTCTTCAAGGACCCAATGGAGTAATCCTCAATGGTCTCAGCATGGGGACTTCACAGACAGTAACTTTAAATCCACCCAAAACAACTTCAAGTGCTGTGAGCAATGGAGTGTCAATCAGTGACATACTGGTGTCTTCTTCTGAAGATGTCAAGGACTTCAAAATCCTCCAGGCCCCTGTGTCTAATTCTGCAGCAGCACCAACATCGTATAGTCCCAGTAATGTACCTGTCTCATTTCCAGGGTTAATACCAAGCAGTGAAGTGAAAAGGGAAAGCATACAAACTGTTGCTTCTCAAGATGGAGGGTCTGTAGTTACTTTTACTGCTCCTGTCCAAATAAACCAGTATGGCATTGTCCAGATCCCTAATTCAGGAACAAATGGCCAGTTGCTTAATGGAAGCATCGGgttttctcctctgcagctgcctCCTGTTTCTGTGGCAGCTTCTCAAG gTAACATTTCAATAAATCCAAGTACATCAGATGGGGGGACTTTTACAAGTGATTCTTCAACAGTGCAGCAAGGAAAGGTTTTCTTTAGCCCTCTCACCCCCAGTGCAGTGGTGTATACAGTTCCCAATTCAGGTCAGGCCATAGGATCTGTTAAACAAGAAGGATTGGAAAGAAGTCTTGTGTTTTCTCAGTTAATGCCTGTCAGTCAGAATTCACAACTAAACGTAAACGTATCTTCTGAAAATGTAGCTAGTGGAGGCCTCCAGTCCATGGCTTCCTCCTTAGTAAATGTAACTCCCTCACATAATTTTTCCCTAGCTCCAccctctcttttaaatgctgcagAACTGAACTCTGGTATCTCAGAGAGTCAGTCTATGTCAGCAGCTGTAACAAATACGTCTACTGTGATATCTATCAGCAACACTAACTATGCAACTCTTCAGAACTGTTCCCTCATTACCAGTCAAGATCTCATGTCAATTTCTACAGCACAGCCTGCACTCCGGGAAATAGTTTCAACAACTGGAGACCATGTCAGTCATCCATCTGCACAAGTTCATCCGGATTTTGTCAGAGAGCACAGGTTAGTTCTGCAGTCAGCACCCGAGGTCAAGGAGAATTTCTTATCCAATTCTGAGAGTAAGTCAACCAGCAACTTAATGATGCTGGACACAAAATCCAAATATGTTATGAGTAATATGGTCGATACGGTCTGTGAAGAACTGGAAACAGACAAAAAAGAGCTTGCCAAACTTCAGACAGTTCAGATGGATGAAGATATGCaagatttttaa